A single genomic interval of Prochlorococcus marinus XMU1406 harbors:
- a CDS encoding phage holin family protein has product MEKPKNKNFANTASRISAIASSVMDLHVRIALQEVDREKRRLISGGIFLAIGSTLLLLVLICIHIIFYLFLTKYNNWNIEYNLLLIIFIDLFLAGLSLKLGGKLAKGPYLPQTLEGLGKTTKAVLGKK; this is encoded by the coding sequence ATGGAAAAACCAAAAAATAAAAACTTTGCAAATACCGCTTCAAGAATTTCAGCTATCGCAAGTTCAGTGATGGATTTGCATGTAAGAATAGCTCTTCAAGAAGTAGATAGAGAAAAAAGAAGATTAATTAGTGGTGGAATATTTTTGGCAATTGGAAGCACATTACTATTATTAGTACTAATTTGCATCCATATTATTTTTTATCTTTTTCTAACAAAATATAATAACTGGAATATTGAATATAATTTATTACTCATAATATTTATCGATTTATTTCTTGCAGGTTTAAGTTTGAAGCTTGGAGGAAAATTAGCCAAAGGACCTTATCTCCCTCAAACATTAGAGGGTTTAGGTAAGACAACAAAAGCCGTTTTGGGCAAAAAATAA
- the smc gene encoding chromosome segregation protein SMC: protein MRLVHINQVEFENFKSFGGNVKIPLEEGFTVVTGPNGSGKSNILDGILFCLGLANSRGMRAERLPDLINNSKVKEGKSSETSVSVKFNIQDWSPREDLPPLELEEEEIALNKGQKEWIVSRKLRLMPGGSYASTYTSDGKQCTLQQVQRILRDISVDPEGSNVVMQGDVTRIVSMNNKERRNLIDELAGVALFDTRIEQTNAKLNDVFERQERCEILENELQSSKNKLEKECEKAKRYKELKAKLLQIKELEKVLIFDKQVKHVESIEKKESEIEKNTILFNKQKESISKEISVLEDALKILVDELKEKGEDKLIKVNSDIGSINSSLRELDRISSLNKEEGILLQKQRDEIAISKRNIESEKMRQENFDENFLKQLNLQIDDLTLKHKLSRKKLSDAAGESGEFSKQSIKLNAELETIKNQINPLEIKKRKIEEEIIQNNIQKDEILSQIDSLDLEQQKLFEGNQSKKETSDTKNKNLASNSSEINSLKNEIDLLIKTKSRLNNEQLRLEKEFSRLESRKEALNESRGSYALRILLEAGLEGIHGYVAQLGEVSEKNRYALEIAAGNRLGQIVVDNDHIAAKAIEILKKKKAGRLTFLPLNRIKSQKKNYAISRFEHNRENGFIDKAINLITFDEVYSDVFRYVFGDTLVFSDLSSARLSTQKNRLVTLSGELLEASGAITGGSKLNKDLAYRFGINNDIDDSSPIKERLLVIEEALKESNNDLIIKNNRLSKLNSNRSQIIEDCASFNKEIEVNQDSLKAVSQRIEDCKSRLNKLDAANNLLVNELDHLKNELKPYYDKFDQLQTIQKANYEKNQKSSLIAFNNHFNNLDEKLELLIKERDTLLDKKNQFALNKERINNSLKITLLQEKNLQESIKQLAIAHSEWIEKRDKFKKELLDLDNQKNSLEKDLGLLRRKRDELNASISNKRQEYNNYLLKLEYLERDMHSLKEEMRSEKIKLENYKKDLPNPSPEFGEYEGKSLESLQSEISIINTKLQSLEPVNMLALDELEELIERLNGLREKLEILSNERSELLLRIETVSTMRQEAFMQAFTEVDRHFRVIFANLSDGDGFLQLENPNSPLEGGLTLVAHPKGKNVRRLASMSGGEKSLTALSFLFALQKYKPSPFYALDEVDSFLDGINVERLSKLISNQSSNAQFIVVSHRRPMISASERTIGVAQARGANTQVLGLPNAA, encoded by the coding sequence TTGAGATTGGTACATATCAATCAGGTCGAATTTGAAAATTTTAAATCTTTTGGGGGAAATGTAAAAATTCCTCTTGAAGAAGGTTTTACGGTGGTTACGGGTCCTAATGGTTCTGGGAAAAGTAATATTTTAGATGGAATTTTATTCTGTTTAGGTCTAGCTAATAGTAGAGGGATGAGGGCTGAAAGATTACCAGATTTAATAAATAACTCCAAAGTTAAAGAGGGTAAGTCATCAGAAACATCTGTATCGGTAAAATTTAATATTCAAGATTGGTCTCCCAGAGAGGACCTTCCGCCTTTGGAACTAGAAGAAGAAGAAATTGCCCTTAATAAAGGTCAAAAAGAATGGATAGTTTCTAGAAAATTAAGGCTTATGCCAGGTGGTTCTTATGCTTCTACTTATACTTCTGATGGAAAACAATGTACCTTGCAACAAGTACAAAGAATATTAAGAGATATTAGTGTTGATCCTGAGGGGAGCAATGTTGTTATGCAGGGTGATGTAACAAGAATAGTATCAATGAATAATAAGGAGAGAAGAAATCTTATTGATGAATTAGCAGGAGTCGCACTTTTTGATACAAGAATAGAACAAACTAATGCAAAATTAAATGACGTTTTCGAAAGACAAGAAAGATGTGAAATTTTAGAAAATGAATTGCAATCTAGTAAGAATAAGCTTGAAAAAGAATGTGAAAAAGCAAAGCGATATAAAGAGTTAAAGGCAAAACTATTACAAATAAAGGAATTAGAGAAAGTTCTTATTTTTGATAAACAAGTTAAGCATGTTGAATCTATTGAAAAAAAAGAAAGTGAAATTGAAAAAAATACAATATTATTTAATAAACAAAAAGAATCTATTAGTAAAGAAATATCAGTCTTAGAAGATGCTTTGAAAATACTGGTTGATGAGCTAAAGGAGAAAGGAGAGGATAAATTGATAAAAGTGAATTCTGATATTGGAAGTATTAATTCTAGCTTGAGAGAACTTGATAGGATATCAAGTCTGAATAAAGAAGAAGGTATTCTATTACAAAAGCAGAGAGATGAAATTGCAATTTCTAAGAGGAATATCGAGTCAGAAAAGATGAGACAAGAAAATTTCGATGAAAATTTTTTAAAACAATTGAACTTGCAAATTGATGATCTCACGTTAAAACATAAACTATCTCGAAAAAAACTTTCTGATGCGGCTGGAGAGTCTGGAGAATTCTCAAAACAAAGTATCAAATTAAATGCTGAGCTTGAAACTATAAAAAATCAAATTAATCCTTTGGAAATAAAAAAAAGGAAAATTGAAGAAGAAATTATTCAAAATAATATTCAAAAAGATGAGATATTGTCTCAGATTGATTCCTTAGACTTAGAACAGCAAAAACTTTTTGAGGGAAATCAAAGCAAAAAAGAGACATCCGATACAAAGAATAAAAACTTGGCAAGTAATAGTTCAGAAATTAATTCTTTAAAAAATGAAATTGATTTATTAATTAAAACTAAATCAAGGTTAAACAATGAGCAATTAAGACTTGAAAAGGAATTTTCTAGATTAGAAAGTAGGAAGGAAGCTTTAAACGAATCCAGAGGTTCATATGCTCTCAGAATTCTCTTAGAGGCAGGGTTAGAGGGTATACATGGTTATGTAGCTCAACTTGGAGAGGTCAGTGAGAAAAATAGATATGCATTAGAAATTGCTGCTGGAAATAGATTAGGACAAATTGTTGTTGATAATGATCATATTGCTGCTAAAGCAATTGAAATCCTTAAAAAGAAGAAAGCGGGAAGATTAACTTTCTTACCTTTGAATAGAATTAAAAGTCAAAAAAAGAATTATGCAATTTCAAGATTTGAACATAACAGGGAGAATGGATTTATTGATAAAGCTATTAATCTAATTACTTTTGATGAAGTCTATTCAGATGTTTTTCGATATGTTTTTGGAGATACTTTGGTTTTTTCAGACTTATCCTCAGCTAGGTTATCTACACAAAAAAATAGGTTGGTTACCTTAAGTGGTGAATTATTAGAAGCAAGTGGTGCTATTACAGGAGGTAGTAAGTTAAATAAAGATTTGGCTTATAGGTTTGGAATTAACAATGATATTGATGATTCCAGTCCTATAAAAGAAAGATTATTAGTTATCGAAGAAGCTTTAAAAGAGTCAAATAATGATTTGATAATAAAAAATAATAGACTTAGTAAATTAAATTCTAACCGCAGTCAAATAATTGAGGATTGTGCCTCATTTAATAAAGAAATTGAAGTAAATCAAGATTCTCTTAAGGCTGTTTCGCAAAGAATTGAGGATTGTAAATCGAGATTAAATAAACTTGATGCTGCTAATAATTTATTAGTTAACGAGTTAGATCATTTAAAAAATGAATTGAAGCCTTATTATGATAAGTTTGATCAATTACAAACCATTCAAAAGGCAAATTATGAAAAAAATCAAAAATCATCATTAATAGCTTTTAATAACCATTTCAATAATCTTGATGAAAAACTTGAATTACTTATTAAGGAGAGAGATACATTACTAGATAAAAAGAATCAATTTGCTTTAAATAAAGAGCGTATCAATAATTCATTAAAAATTACTTTACTACAAGAAAAAAACTTGCAGGAATCTATTAAACAACTCGCAATTGCTCATAGTGAATGGATAGAAAAAAGAGATAAATTTAAAAAAGAGCTTTTAGATCTAGATAATCAAAAAAATTCTCTAGAGAAGGATTTAGGTTTATTGAGAAGGAAAAGAGATGAATTAAACGCTTCAATTTCAAATAAAAGGCAAGAATATAATAATTATCTGTTGAAGCTCGAATATCTTGAAAGGGATATGCATTCTCTTAAAGAAGAGATGAGAAGCGAGAAAATAAAACTAGAAAATTATAAAAAAGATCTACCTAATCCTTCTCCGGAGTTTGGAGAATATGAAGGGAAGAGTCTTGAATCTCTACAATCAGAAATTTCGATTATAAATACAAAACTACAAAGCTTAGAACCTGTTAATATGTTGGCTCTTGATGAACTAGAAGAATTAATTGAGAGATTAAATGGTTTGAGAGAAAAATTAGAAATTCTATCTAATGAAAGATCTGAATTATTGCTCAGAATAGAAACTGTATCTACGATGCGTCAAGAGGCTTTTATGCAAGCATTTACAGAAGTTGATAGACACTTTAGAGTAATTTTTGCAAATTTATCTGATGGAGATGGATTTCTCCAACTTGAAAATCCTAATTCTCCTTTAGAAGGAGGATTAACTTTAGTAGCTCATCCTAAGGGAAAAAATGTCAGAAGGTTAGCCTCTATGTCAGGTGGTGAAAAATCGTTAACTGCTTTAAGTTTTTTATTTGCTTTGCAAAAGTATAAACCTTCACCTTTTTATGCATTAGATGAGGTTGATAGTTTTTTAGATGGCATTAACGTTGAAAGGTTGTCAAAACTAATATCGAATCAGTCATCAAATGCTCAATTTATAGTCGTAAGTCATAGAAGGCCTATGATTAGTGCGTCTGAACGAACAATTGGGGTTGCGCAAGCAAGAGGTGCTAATACTCAAGTTCTTGGGTTACCAAATGCTGCATAA
- a CDS encoding DUF883 C-terminal domain-containing protein, translating into METYHPPKEVEEKEDNSELPEKEVISEKWLLEKIDSLIPLIKEKWPNIAQQTLEATKGSIDDLVEVIASHSGTSAIGIKHQLFEIIDSIKEKNWEISEKIEPIESQLEELLEELNNTLRPKIESPIRKKPLLSIAIAAGIGLLIGTLLNSGKK; encoded by the coding sequence ATGGAGACTTACCATCCTCCCAAAGAAGTAGAAGAAAAAGAAGATAACTCTGAACTTCCTGAAAAAGAAGTTATCTCGGAGAAATGGTTACTTGAAAAAATTGACAGTTTAATACCTTTAATAAAAGAAAAATGGCCTAACATTGCACAACAAACCCTTGAGGCCACAAAAGGGAGTATTGATGATTTAGTTGAAGTAATAGCAAGCCATAGTGGAACCTCAGCAATTGGAATAAAACACCAACTATTTGAAATTATTGATTCAATAAAAGAAAAAAATTGGGAAATATCAGAAAAGATTGAACCTATCGAAAGTCAATTAGAAGAGTTATTAGAAGAACTTAACAATACTCTTAGACCAAAAATAGAAAGTCCAATAAGAAAAAAACCGCTATTATCTATAGCTATTGCGGCTGGCATTGGTTTACTAATAGGAACTCTCCTAAACAGTGGCAAAAAATAA
- a CDS encoding PRC-barrel domain-containing protein, with the protein MSLSNTSANKNLPNSVPSERLWLRSELMGTQVITTDTGRRLGVVGEVVVDIDRREVVALGLRDNPLTRFLPGLPKWMPLESIKQVGDVILVDSLDSLSESFSPERYGKVINCQVITESGQLLGRVLGFSFDIETGDLISLVMGAVGVPLLGEGVLSTWEIPVEEIVSSGTDRIIVYEGAEEKLKQLSSGLLEKLGVGGSSWDEREANGYSANLVPVENQLLSGSESEQQNNLVEEYEEVVEKDDYEDDYADDYEDELEYVEIKGSSEEINNRKKLYMDNDDSDQIENQNSVNQIDEKNNIDFKQKKQPTTNLASKRPIQNATETLDIEPLDEQNLVQDNKKSEKFEIDDPW; encoded by the coding sequence ATGAGCTTGTCTAACACATCTGCTAATAAGAATCTCCCTAACTCTGTTCCTAGCGAACGTTTATGGTTAAGGTCAGAATTAATGGGAACACAAGTGATAACTACTGATACTGGGAGGCGTCTAGGCGTAGTTGGCGAAGTTGTTGTTGATATCGATAGAAGAGAGGTTGTCGCTTTGGGACTAAGAGATAATCCACTCACAAGATTTTTACCAGGTTTACCAAAATGGATGCCTTTAGAAAGTATAAAGCAAGTTGGAGATGTCATATTAGTTGACTCCTTAGATTCTTTGAGTGAGAGTTTTTCTCCAGAAAGATATGGGAAGGTAATTAATTGTCAAGTAATTACAGAATCTGGACAACTTTTAGGAAGAGTTCTTGGCTTTTCTTTTGATATTGAGACTGGGGATTTGATATCTCTTGTTATGGGTGCTGTTGGTGTTCCGCTTTTAGGTGAGGGAGTTTTAAGTACATGGGAAATACCTGTTGAGGAAATTGTAAGTAGTGGTACTGATAGGATTATTGTTTATGAAGGTGCGGAAGAGAAATTGAAGCAACTAAGTAGTGGATTACTTGAGAAACTTGGAGTCGGGGGTTCTTCATGGGATGAAAGGGAAGCAAATGGATACTCAGCAAATCTTGTACCTGTTGAGAATCAGTTACTTTCAGGTTCTGAATCAGAACAGCAAAATAATTTGGTCGAGGAATATGAAGAAGTTGTTGAAAAAGATGATTATGAAGATGATTATGCAGATGATTATGAAGATGAACTTGAATATGTTGAAATAAAGGGTTCCTCAGAGGAAATTAATAACAGAAAAAAGCTATACATGGATAATGATGATTCTGATCAGATCGAGAATCAAAATAGTGTTAATCAAATAGATGAAAAAAACAATATTGATTTTAAGCAAAAGAAACAACCAACTACTAATTTAGCTTCGAAAAGACCAATTCAAAATGCAACTGAAACTTTAGATATTGAACCACTAGATGAACAAAATTTAGTTCAAGATAATAAAAAATCAGAAAAGTTTGAAATTGATGATCCCTGGTAA